Proteins found in one Lycium ferocissimum isolate CSIRO_LF1 chromosome 6, AGI_CSIRO_Lferr_CH_V1, whole genome shotgun sequence genomic segment:
- the LOC132059509 gene encoding putative gamma-glutamylcyclotransferase At3g02910 codes for MILSLYFVFTREKLLLNSSVSFHFSGKSVTSIMATTKTDSHLIFSYGTLKRGFPNHHLIETLICTGDVIFIGEYTTVSTFPLVRGPYGIPYLINIPGSGHRVKGELYKVKSNGLGPLDDLEGIEIGHYERLPVSVVGGDEVVVSAEAYFAHRSFGEGMWKRCGEMGLEEFSVDMAGKYERKEDRPSNRDFIQDITDFIHNGDN; via the coding sequence ATGATATTAtccctttattttgttttcacCCGTGAAAAGTTGTTGTTAAACTCATCAGTGTCTTTCCACTTTTCTGGAAAATCAGTTACGTCCATAATGGCTACCACCAAAACCGATTCGCATTTGATTTTCTCTTACGGAACTCTAAAGCGCGGATTCCCCAACCACCACTTAATCGAAACCCTAATCTGCACCGGTGACGTCATCTTCATAGGCGAATACACAACGGTCTCCACCTTCCCGCTAGTCCGCGGGCCCTACGGTATCCCATACCTGATCAACATCCCCGGGTCGGGTCACCGGGTCAAGGGCGAGCTATACAAGGTGAAGTCCAATGGACTTGGCCCGTTAGATGATTTGGAAGGGATTGAGATAGGGCATTATGAGAGGCTGCCGGTGAGTGTTGTTGGTGGTGATGAGGTAGTGGTGTCGGCGGAGGCGTATTTTGCGCATAGGAGTTTTGGTGAAGGGATGTGGAAGAGATGTGGAGAGATGGGGTTGGAGGAGTTTAGTGTTGACATGGCTGGCAAGTATGAGAGGAAAGAAGACAGGCCGAGTAATCGTGATTTTATTCAggatattacagattttatcCACAATGGTGATAATTGA